The proteins below come from a single Chryseobacterium bernardetii genomic window:
- a CDS encoding TolC family protein: protein MKKIFFTLFYIHCFSFFSAQVSDTLKLSRKEAETIFLANNLDLIAQKLEISQAEARALQAKYWPNPKLSISEVNLWRTYGIEEQPALIGNWGKNTQISAEIEQVIQTAGKRRKNIELQKIEVEGEKYELQEVLRELKKTLRNSITEILYNQEQQKIYQGQIDSIEKLTKSYNNQLNLGNISKAEYIRLKAQEIEFKKKLVSLKQEIEDQQTELKALLMIPSHSYLVISDSFTMPEKQLSEIELTQWLEKAKENRPDILIAKNKEKHAAKNLEIQNALKTPDIAVSIGYDRGGNIMKDFIGLGVSVDLPIFDRNKGNIQEAKLEIEKSKNETRKNQLKSENEIVSVFRNYIRTQQVSEEMDEAYESTLDGLLVSHEKNFRLRNISMLEYMDFLDTYIGNKMIILDTKKELNQYYENLQYVVGQDL, encoded by the coding sequence TTGAAGAAGATTTTTTTTACACTATTTTATATTCATTGTTTCAGTTTCTTTTCAGCGCAGGTTTCAGATACTTTGAAGCTCAGCAGAAAAGAGGCTGAAACCATCTTCCTTGCCAATAACCTTGACCTTATTGCTCAAAAACTGGAGATTTCCCAGGCAGAAGCAAGAGCCCTCCAGGCGAAATACTGGCCTAATCCTAAGCTAAGCATCAGTGAAGTAAACCTCTGGAGAACTTATGGTATTGAAGAGCAGCCGGCATTAATCGGAAACTGGGGAAAGAATACTCAGATCTCTGCGGAAATTGAGCAGGTGATTCAGACTGCAGGAAAGCGAAGGAAAAATATTGAACTGCAGAAAATTGAAGTAGAAGGTGAAAAATATGAATTACAGGAAGTATTGCGTGAACTTAAAAAGACTTTAAGAAATTCAATTACTGAAATTCTGTACAATCAGGAGCAACAAAAGATTTATCAGGGTCAGATTGACTCCATTGAGAAATTAACAAAGTCTTATAACAACCAATTAAACCTTGGAAATATCAGTAAAGCTGAGTATATCCGCTTGAAAGCGCAGGAAATTGAATTCAAGAAAAAACTTGTGTCATTAAAGCAGGAAATAGAAGATCAGCAGACAGAACTGAAAGCTTTACTGATGATTCCATCCCATTCTTATCTTGTGATTTCGGATTCTTTTACCATGCCGGAAAAACAGCTTTCAGAAATTGAACTTACACAGTGGCTGGAAAAGGCAAAAGAAAACCGCCCTGATATCCTTATTGCTAAAAATAAAGAGAAACACGCTGCTAAAAATCTTGAAATTCAAAACGCATTGAAGACTCCTGATATTGCTGTTAGCATCGGCTATGATCGTGGCGGAAATATTATGAAAGACTTCATCGGATTAGGAGTTTCAGTGGATCTTCCCATTTTCGACAGGAATAAAGGAAATATTCAGGAAGCTAAGCTTGAAATAGAGAAAAGTAAAAATGAAACGCGTAAAAATCAGCTGAAGTCTGAGAATGAAATTGTTTCCGTTTTCAGAAATTATATCCGTACCCAACAGGTTTCAGAAGAAATGGATGAAGCCTATGAATCTACATTAGACGGATTATTGGTAAGCCATGAAAAAAACTTCAGACTCAGAAACATCAGCATGCTGGAATACATGGATTTTCTTGATACCTACATTGGCAATAAAATGATTATTCTGGATACCAAAAAAGAGCTTAATCAGTATTATGAGAATCTGCAATACGTTGTCGGGCAGGATTTGTAA
- a CDS encoding efflux RND transporter periplasmic adaptor subunit: MNMNTTKYIAVMYLSALVVLTGCKEEKPANDAEKSYCISQELKKDIQLAKAEILPVEETITLTGEVESNSDKTVPFVSLVDGVVTDTYFSLGDYVKKGQVLASVKSTAVNEMQDDTQTLQAQLAVAKRKLASVEAMYKDDIASQKDLQEARAEVTILQSNISKTQKNMQLYSAGGSTLQIKAPADGYVISKNISKGMPVTAGGDQLFTISNLDKVWVMANVYATNMRHVYVDQPVVVKTLAYPDDSFSGKINNISQVFNENERVLKAKIIMDNNGMKLRPGMSADVVLPVNPQNKSALAIPAKAMIFDNNQSYVVVYKKDCELEIRPVTEIASNSRYIYVEGNLKQGENVIASNGLLIYENLKNQLNNSKK, translated from the coding sequence ATGAACATGAATACTACTAAATATATTGCTGTAATGTATCTGTCCGCCTTGGTAGTACTTACAGGCTGTAAAGAAGAGAAGCCAGCTAATGATGCAGAAAAAAGCTATTGCATCAGCCAGGAACTTAAGAAAGACATTCAACTGGCCAAGGCAGAAATACTTCCTGTTGAAGAAACCATTACCCTTACCGGAGAAGTGGAAAGTAATTCAGATAAGACGGTTCCCTTTGTAAGTCTTGTGGATGGAGTGGTTACTGATACTTACTTTTCTTTGGGCGATTATGTGAAAAAAGGACAAGTTTTGGCTTCAGTAAAAAGTACGGCAGTTAATGAAATGCAGGATGATACCCAGACGTTGCAGGCTCAGCTTGCTGTGGCTAAAAGAAAACTGGCTTCTGTAGAAGCGATGTACAAAGATGATATTGCCTCTCAGAAAGACCTTCAGGAAGCAAGAGCTGAAGTAACGATCCTTCAGTCTAATATTTCTAAAACCCAAAAAAATATGCAGCTGTATTCTGCGGGCGGGAGCACACTACAGATTAAAGCCCCGGCAGATGGCTATGTAATCAGCAAGAATATTTCCAAAGGGATGCCTGTAACGGCGGGTGGAGATCAGCTTTTTACCATTTCCAATCTGGATAAGGTCTGGGTAATGGCCAATGTATATGCTACCAACATGAGACATGTATACGTAGATCAGCCCGTAGTGGTAAAGACTTTAGCATATCCGGATGACAGCTTTTCAGGAAAGATCAACAATATTTCCCAGGTTTTTAATGAAAACGAAAGAGTATTGAAGGCTAAGATCATCATGGATAATAACGGTATGAAGTTAAGACCGGGAATGTCTGCAGATGTTGTGCTGCCTGTAAATCCGCAAAATAAATCTGCCTTAGCTATTCCTGCAAAAGCTATGATCTTCGATAATAACCAGAGCTATGTAGTAGTATATAAAAAAGACTGCGAACTGGAAATTAGACCTGTAACGGAAATTGCATCAAACAGCCGGTATATTTATGTAGAAGGAAACTTAAAACAAGGGGAAAATGTAATTGCTTCCAATGGATTGCTGATCTATGAAAACCTGAAAAACCAATTAAATAATTCTAAGAAGTAA